The Bos indicus x Bos taurus breed Angus x Brahman F1 hybrid chromosome 13, Bos_hybrid_MaternalHap_v2.0, whole genome shotgun sequence genome includes a region encoding these proteins:
- the RIPOR3 gene encoding RIPOR family member 3 isoform X5 — MSVRLRFLSSGDTGTVGVMGRSASFAGFSSAQSRRIAKSVHRNSVRSRMPAKSSKTYGTLRKGCVCSDPKPQQVKKIFEALKRGLKEHLCAQQAELDYLTGRHKDTRRNSRLAFYYDLDKQTRSVERHIRKMEFHISKVDELYEGYCIQCRLRDGASSMQRAFSRRPPSRASRESLQELGRSLQECAEDMWLIEGALEVHLGEFRVRMKGLVGYARLCPGDQYEVLLRLGRQRWKLRGRIESDDSQTWDEEEKAFIPTLHENFEIKVTELRGLSSLAVGAVTCDITDFFTTRPQVIVVDITELGTIKLQLEVLWNPFDTESFLVSPSPPGKFSIGSRKGSLYNWTPPNTPSFRERYYLSVLQPRAQQALLLDRPRAPSVLSCLSDGDLRGPGLRSRSQELPEMDSFSSEDPRDTETSTSASTSDVGFLPSAMGPNTSIEEEAQEEPPPLGLLPDMLHLAEGSFVEQPGWRDLGVGTPDLSRGSPFHNDALPGSQGGPDEGDPKDTASGPGLPLERPLQEVLDLLRSVDPAPPQLRELEYQILAFRDRLKPRRARREHASTESLMECILESFSFLNAHIAPHELALFGGSQGLRKDKSPPPTPQLKAPSRELTAGAPELDVLLTVHLQVCTALLQKLGSPNLSRMVQECLLEEAAQQKQVLETLSVLDFEKVSKAMSIEEILPQATRRKGCLKLWRGCTGPGATLSCPGTALLDQLKKTFLHRVRGKYPGQLETGSPSPPHAPWATLCGAPGSGASLPQASLLPLPYPPLLQMPPRHRREVSLT; from the exons ATGTCGGTGAGGCTGCGGTTCCTGTCCTCCGGGGACACGGGGACTGTGGGGGTCATGGGCCGGAGCGCCTCCTTCGCGGGCTTCAGCAGCGCCCAGAGCCGGAGGATCGC AAAGTCCGTCCACAGGAACTCAGTGAGATCTCGGATGCCTGCGAAATCCTCCAAGACATACGGCACGCTGAGGAAGGGGTGCGTCTGTTCAGACCCCAAGCCCCAGCAAGTGAAGAAGATCTTCGAAGCACTGAAGAGGGGGCTCAA GGAGCATCTGTGCGCCCAGCAGGCCGAGCTGGATTACCTGACGGGACGCCACAAGGACACTCGCAGGAATTCCAGGCTG GCTTTCTATTACGATCTGGACAAG CAAACACGCTCAGTGGAGAGGCACATTCGGAAGATGGAGTTTCACATCAGCAAG GTGGACGAGCTCTATGAGGGCTACTGCATCCAGTGCCGCCTGCGCGACGGCGCCTCCAGCATGCAGCGGGCCTTCTCCCGGCGCCCGCCCAGCCGCGCCTCCAGGGAGAGCCTGCAGGAGCTGGGCCGCAGCCTGCAGGAATGCGCCGAG GACATGTGGCTTATCGAGGGGGCCCTGGAGGTTCACCTGGGCGAGTTCCGCGTCAGGATGAAAG GCTTGGTGGGCTACGCACGTCTTTGTCCTGGAGACCAGTACGAG GTGCTCCTGCGTCTGGGCCGCCAACGCTGGAAGCTGCGGGGCCGCATCGAGTCGGACGACAGCCAGACCTGGGACGAGGAGGAGAAGGCCTTCATCCCCACCCTGCACGAGAACTTCGAGATCAAG GTGACGGAGCTGCGCGGCCTGAGCTCGCTGGCGGTGGGCGCGGTGACCTGCGACATTACCGACTTCTTCACCACCCGGCCGCAGGTCATCGTGGTGGACATCACAGAGCTGGGCACCATCAAGCTGCAGCTGGAGGTGCTGTGGAA CCCATTTGATACCGAGAGCTTCCTGGTGTCACCCAGCCCCCCGGGCAAGTTCTCCATAGGCAGCAGGAAGGGCTCCTTGTACAACTGGACACCCCCAAACACCCCCAGCTTCCGGGAGAGATACTACCTG tCTGTCCTGCAGCCGCGGGCACAGCAGGCCTTGCTGCTGGACAGGCCGAGGGCCCCCTCTGTCCTCAGCTGCCTGTCCGACGGCGACCTTCGGGGCCCCGGCCTGCGGAGCCGCAGTCAGGAGCTGCCCGAGATGGACTCCTTCAGCTCCGAGGACCCCCGAGACACGGAGACCAGCACATCGGCATCCACTTCAGACGTGGGCTTCCTACCCTCGGCCATGGGCCCCAATACCTCCATCGAAGAGGAGGCCCAAGAGGAACCCCCGCCCCTGGGCCTCCTGCCGGACATGCTGCACCTGGCGGAGGGTTCGTTCGTGGAGCAGCCGGGCTGGAGAGACTTGGGGGTGGGAACCCCCGACCTGTCACGGGGCTCCCCCTTCCACAACGACGCGCTCCCGGGGAGCCAGGGAGGCCCCGACGAAGGAGACCCCAAGGACACGGCAAGTGGGCCTGGGCTGCCCCTCGAGAGGCCTCTGCAGGAGGTGCTGGACCTACTGAGGTCTGTGGACCCTGCCCCGCCGCAGCTCCGGGAGCTGGAGTACCAGATCCTTGCCTTCAGGGACCGGCTGAAG CCCCGCAGAGCTCGCCGGGAGCACGCATCCACTGAGAGCCTGATGGAGTGCATCCTGGAGAGCTTCTCCTTCCTCAACGCCCACATCGCCCCCCACGAGCTGGCCCTGTTTGGGGGCTCCCAGGGCCTGCG AAAGGACAAGAGCCCACCTCCAACACCGCAGCTGAAAGCGCCGTCCAGGGAGCTCACGGCTGGCGCCCCAGAGCTCGACGTGCTGCTCACGGTTCACCTCCAGGTCTGCACAGCGCTGCTGCAG AAACTGGGCTCCCCTAACCTGTCGAGGATGGTCCAGGAGTGCCTTCTGGAAGAAGCTGCGCAGCAGAAGCAGGTTCTGGAGACGCTTTCCGTGCTTGACTTTGAGAaggtcagcaaagcaatgtccaTTGAGGAGA TCCTCCCACAGGCCACGCGGAGGAAGGGCTGCCTGAAGCTCTGGAGGGGCTGCACGGGGCCCGGTGCCACCCTGTCCTGCCCGGGGACGGCGCTGCTGGACCAGCTCAAGAAGACGTTCCTGCACAGAGTCAGGGGGAAATACCCGGGACAGCTAGAGACAG gtagcccctcccctccccatgctCCCTGGGCAACGCTGTGTGGAGCCCCAGGGTCTGGAGCATCACTACCACAGGCCTCCCTCTTGCCCCTTCCGTACCCGCCTCTGCTACAGATGCCCCCGCGGCATCGAAGGGAGGTGTCGCTCACTTGA